One segment of Pseudomonas pohangensis DNA contains the following:
- a CDS encoding Maf family protein, with the protein MPSLYLASLSPRRSELLKQIGVSFRVLACSIDESVRPAEQAALYVERLARAKAQAGLALLTADADACVLGADTSVVLDGRILGKPANRQESLQMLQALSAREHQVLTAVALATRDGCQARLVTSQVGFRTISAAEMQNYWDTGEPADKAGGYAIQGLAAIFVAYLQGSYSAVVGLPLCETAELLAGCNIPCWQLQDNA; encoded by the coding sequence ATGCCTTCACTCTATCTGGCTTCACTATCGCCGCGCCGCAGTGAGCTGCTGAAACAGATCGGGGTGTCTTTCCGGGTGCTGGCGTGCAGCATTGATGAAAGCGTACGGCCCGCAGAGCAGGCAGCCCTTTACGTTGAGCGGCTGGCGCGCGCCAAGGCGCAAGCCGGACTGGCCCTGCTGACGGCAGATGCGGATGCTTGCGTGCTCGGCGCCGATACCAGCGTAGTGCTGGATGGGCGGATTCTTGGCAAGCCTGCCAATCGGCAAGAGTCGCTGCAGATGCTGCAGGCACTTTCCGCTCGCGAACACCAGGTGCTGACCGCCGTGGCACTGGCAACCCGTGATGGTTGCCAGGCGCGCCTGGTGACCAGTCAGGTAGGCTTCAGGACTATCAGCGCAGCAGAAATGCAAAATTACTGGGACACCGGTGAACCGGCGGACAAGGCCGGTGGTTACGCCATTCAGGGGCTGGCGGCGATCTTTGTGGCGTACCTGCAAGGCAGTTATTCGGCTGTCGTCGGGCTGCCCTTGTGCGAAACTGCTGAATTATTGGCCGGCTGCAATATTCCTTGCTGGCAGTTGCAAGATAACGCCTGA
- the yjgA gene encoding ribosome biogenesis factor YjgA, translating into MSEQFDDFSEEKSKSQVKRELHALQDLGERLTTLKPDLLAKLPLTEPLQKALADAPKHKAHIARKRHMQYIGKLMRDADVDAISALIDQLDASTRQYNERFHGLERWRDRLLGGDDSTLEAFVSEYPETDRQQMRSLIRHAQHEAAHNKPPAAARKVFKYIRELDEIQRGLR; encoded by the coding sequence ATGTCTGAACAATTCGATGACTTCTCCGAGGAGAAGAGTAAATCCCAGGTAAAGCGTGAACTGCACGCCCTGCAGGATCTGGGCGAGCGCCTGACCACGCTCAAACCGGATCTGCTGGCCAAGCTGCCACTCACCGAGCCCCTGCAAAAAGCTCTGGCCGATGCCCCCAAACACAAGGCGCATATTGCCCGCAAACGGCATATGCAATACATCGGCAAGCTGATGCGGGATGCCGATGTCGACGCCATCAGCGCGCTGATCGACCAGCTTGATGCTTCGACGCGCCAGTACAACGAGCGTTTCCACGGGCTCGAGCGCTGGCGTGATCGCCTGCTCGGCGGTGACGACTCTACCCTTGAGGCCTTTGTCAGCGAATACCCGGAAACCGATCGCCAGCAAATGCGCAGCCTGATCCGCCACGCCCAGCACGAAGCGGCTCACAACAAGCCGCCGGCAGCCGCGCGCAAGGTATTCAAATACATTCGCGAACTGGATGAAATACAACGCGGCCTGCGCTGA
- the mreD gene encoding rod shape-determining protein MreD codes for MVGVRSHNGWVIWLTIAIGMLLSVIPMGFMEVGRPLWLALILSFWTMVLPHRFGLARAWLLGLAEDVLYGSLLGQNALILTLITFLVMTLHRRLRMFPLWQQSVVLLVVFGLAQLLQLWLYTLSGNRPPTLLFLLPALVSALLWPWVFTILHGLSRRFHVH; via the coding sequence ATGGTCGGTGTGCGTTCCCATAATGGCTGGGTGATCTGGCTGACGATCGCTATCGGCATGCTGCTCAGCGTGATTCCGATGGGCTTCATGGAGGTCGGGCGGCCGTTGTGGCTGGCTCTGATTCTGAGTTTCTGGACCATGGTTCTGCCGCACCGCTTCGGTCTGGCGCGCGCCTGGCTGCTCGGGCTGGCCGAGGATGTCCTGTATGGCTCATTGCTGGGGCAGAATGCATTGATCCTGACCCTGATTACCTTCCTGGTGATGACCTTGCACCGGCGCTTGCGCATGTTTCCGCTGTGGCAGCAGAGTGTGGTGCTGCTGGTGGTATTCGGTCTCGCCCAGCTGCTGCAACTGTGGCTCTACACCTTGTCGGGCAATCGTCCGCCAACCTTGCTGTTCCTGTTGCCGGCGCTGGTCAGTGCGTTGCTCTGGCCCTGGGTATTCACCATCCTGCACGGCCTGAGCAGACGCTTCCACGTCCACTGA
- the tldD gene encoding metalloprotease TldD, with protein MSDLLSSVSEHLLAPGSLGIQLLPEVLGELAGPGIDAADLYFQSQVSETWALEDGIVKEGSFNLDQGVGVRAQSGEKTGFAYSNSISRQALRDASQAARSIARAGQSGRIEVLRQQPAVPLYPAQNPLEVISRAEKVALLKRIDVATRALDPRIQQVSVSLSGVWERILVASSDGDLAADVRPLVRFNVSVIVEQNGRRERGSHGGGGRSDYRYFLEPNEHHEERAMGYAREALRQALVNLEAVPAPAGTLPVVLGPGWSGVLLHEAVGHGLEGDFNRKGSSAYSGRIGEKVASGLCTIVDDGTLSGRRGSLSVDDEGTPTQCTTLIENGVLKGYMQDKLNARLMGVAATGNGRRESYSCLPMPRMTNTYMLAGASDPAEIIASVQRGIYCASLGGGQVDITSGKFVFSTSEAYLIENGRITTPVKGATLIGNGPEAMSRVSMVGNDLALDSGVGTCGKDGQSVPVGVGQPTLKIDAITVGGTGA; from the coding sequence ATGAGTGATTTGTTGTCATCGGTCAGTGAGCATTTGCTGGCCCCGGGCAGTCTGGGTATCCAGCTGTTACCCGAAGTGCTGGGCGAATTGGCCGGCCCCGGAATTGACGCCGCTGACCTGTATTTCCAGAGTCAGGTTTCCGAAACCTGGGCGCTGGAAGACGGCATCGTCAAGGAGGGTAGCTTCAACCTGGATCAGGGTGTCGGCGTACGTGCCCAGTCCGGTGAGAAAACCGGTTTTGCCTACAGCAACAGCATCAGTCGCCAGGCGTTGCGTGATGCATCGCAGGCAGCCCGTTCGATTGCGCGTGCCGGGCAGTCAGGCCGCATAGAGGTGTTGCGGCAGCAGCCGGCAGTGCCCCTGTATCCGGCACAGAATCCGCTGGAGGTCATCAGCCGGGCGGAGAAGGTCGCCTTGCTCAAGCGTATCGATGTGGCTACGCGTGCGCTGGATCCGCGTATCCAGCAGGTCAGTGTCAGTCTCTCGGGGGTCTGGGAGCGCATTCTGGTTGCGTCCAGTGATGGCGATCTGGCTGCAGATGTTCGACCACTGGTGCGATTCAATGTCAGCGTCATCGTCGAGCAGAATGGCCGTCGCGAGCGCGGTAGCCATGGCGGCGGCGGGCGCAGTGATTACCGTTACTTTCTGGAGCCGAACGAGCACCACGAAGAGCGTGCCATGGGCTATGCCCGCGAGGCGTTGCGGCAGGCGCTGGTCAACCTCGAGGCTGTGCCGGCTCCGGCCGGGACGCTGCCGGTGGTACTTGGGCCGGGCTGGTCGGGCGTGTTGCTGCATGAGGCGGTTGGTCACGGCCTGGAAGGTGACTTCAATCGCAAAGGCAGTTCGGCCTACAGCGGGCGTATTGGCGAAAAGGTCGCCTCCGGTCTGTGCACCATTGTTGATGACGGCACCCTGTCCGGACGCCGCGGCTCCCTGAGCGTGGATGATGAGGGCACCCCGACCCAGTGCACCACACTGATCGAGAATGGCGTGCTCAAGGGGTACATGCAGGACAAGCTGAATGCGCGCCTGATGGGCGTGGCGGCGACCGGTAATGGGCGGCGCGAGTCGTATTCCTGCCTGCCGATGCCGCGCATGACCAATACCTACATGCTGGCCGGCGCCAGCGACCCGGCAGAGATCATCGCCTCGGTACAGCGCGGTATCTATTGCGCCAGTCTGGGTGGTGGCCAGGTCGATATCACCAGCGGCAAGTTCGTGTTTTCCACCAGCGAGGCCTACCTGATCGAGAACGGCAGGATTACCACGCCGGTCAAGGGTGCCACGCTGATCGGTAACGGTCCCGAGGCCATGAGCCGGGTGTCGATGGTGGGCAATGATCTGGCGCTGGACAGCGGTGTCGGCACCTGCGGCAAGGATGGCCAGTCGGTACCGGTGGGGGTCGGACAACCAACACTGAAGATCGATGCGATTACCGTGGGCGGGACCGGCGCCTGA
- a CDS encoding carbon-nitrogen hydrolase family protein — MNLAVIQMVSQDQVAANLLSARRLLEQAAEQGAQLAVLPENFAAMGCRDLAALARAEGAGQGPILPWLTQAARDLGLWIVGGTLPLPPDAQPDARPLASSLLFDAQGQRVARYDKLHLFDVEVADSRGRYRESDDYVHGAQVVVADTPVGRIGLSVCYDLRFPELYMALRAAGAELISAPAAFTAVTGAAHWEVLLRARAIETQCYLLAANQGGSHPGGRETFGHSCLIDPWGCVMAVQPRGEAVLLGTRDPGQQAGIRQKMPLASQRRFAPPGKPLPVAMEKP; from the coding sequence ATGAACCTGGCTGTAATACAGATGGTCAGTCAGGATCAGGTGGCCGCCAACCTGCTGAGCGCGCGCCGTTTGCTCGAGCAGGCCGCGGAGCAGGGTGCGCAGCTTGCCGTGCTGCCGGAGAATTTTGCCGCCATGGGCTGTCGCGATCTTGCTGCGCTGGCGCGTGCCGAAGGGGCGGGGCAAGGGCCGATCCTGCCATGGCTGACGCAGGCCGCACGTGATCTGGGTTTATGGATAGTCGGCGGAACCTTGCCGTTGCCGCCGGATGCTCAGCCGGATGCCCGCCCCCTGGCCAGCTCCTTGCTGTTTGATGCGCAGGGGCAACGAGTGGCCCGTTACGACAAGCTGCATCTGTTTGATGTCGAGGTGGCAGACAGCCGCGGCCGCTATCGCGAGTCGGATGACTACGTACATGGAGCGCAGGTCGTGGTTGCCGATACACCGGTCGGCCGTATTGGTTTGAGTGTCTGCTACGACCTGCGTTTTCCCGAGTTGTATATGGCGCTGCGCGCGGCCGGTGCCGAGTTGATCAGTGCCCCGGCAGCGTTCACTGCGGTAACCGGTGCCGCCCACTGGGAAGTACTGCTACGTGCGCGCGCCATCGAAACCCAGTGTTACCTGCTGGCTGCCAATCAGGGCGGTAGTCATCCGGGTGGCCGCGAAACCTTCGGCCACTCGTGCCTGATTGATCCGTGGGGTTGTGTGATGGCCGTGCAGCCCCGGGGTGAGGCCGTTCTGCTGGGAACTCGCGACCCCGGGCAGCAAGCCGGAATTCGTCAGAAAATGCCGCTGGCCAGCCAGCGCCGCTTTGCACCACCCGGCAAACCCTTGCCGGTGGCTATGGAGAAACCATGA
- the rng gene encoding ribonuclease G, producing the protein MSEEILINITPMESRVAVVENGVLQEVHVERTQKRGIVGNIYRGKVVRVLPGMQAAFVDIGLERAAFIHAAEISSREGSAVECISLLVREGQGLVVQVTKDPIASKGARLTTQLSIPSRYLVYMPSTSHVGISLRIEDEAERDRLKAIVTDCLASEEIEEQGGFILRTAAEGAGADEIVADIRYLRRLWEQIAALRNTAPTPSVIYEDLSLALRTLRDLVNPRSEKIRIDSRETFQKATQFVAELMPEISDRLEHYPGERPIFDLYGVEDEIQKALERKVPLKSGGYLVVDPAEAMSTIDVNTGAFVGHRTLEETIFKTNLEAATSIARQLRLRNLAGIIIIDFIDMQDEEHQRQVLRTLERQLERDHAKTNIIGITELGLVQMTRKRTRESLEQILCEPCVSCQGRGKLRTPETICYEIFREILREARAYQAGAYRVLANQRVVDRLLDEESGNVADLEAFIGRTIQFQVEAMYSQEQYDVVLL; encoded by the coding sequence ATGAGTGAAGAGATACTGATCAACATCACCCCCATGGAGTCGCGCGTGGCTGTGGTGGAGAACGGCGTGCTGCAGGAAGTGCATGTCGAGCGTACGCAGAAGCGCGGCATTGTCGGCAATATCTACCGGGGCAAGGTGGTACGGGTACTGCCCGGCATGCAGGCGGCTTTCGTGGACATTGGTCTGGAGCGCGCCGCCTTTATTCATGCGGCGGAAATCTCCAGCCGCGAAGGCAGCGCGGTGGAATGTATCAGCCTGTTGGTCCGCGAAGGCCAGGGGCTGGTGGTGCAGGTGACCAAGGATCCGATCGCCAGCAAGGGCGCCCGGCTGACCACCCAGCTGTCGATTCCCTCGCGCTATCTGGTCTATATGCCCAGCACCAGCCATGTCGGCATCTCGTTGCGCATCGAGGACGAGGCCGAGCGCGACCGCCTGAAAGCCATAGTGACCGATTGTCTGGCCTCGGAAGAGATCGAAGAGCAGGGCGGTTTCATCCTGCGCACGGCGGCCGAAGGTGCCGGGGCCGATGAAATCGTTGCCGATATCCGCTATCTGCGGCGCCTGTGGGAACAGATAGCGGCGCTGCGCAACACCGCCCCTACGCCCTCGGTGATCTACGAAGATCTCTCGTTGGCCCTGCGCACCCTGCGCGATCTGGTCAATCCGCGCAGCGAGAAGATCCGCATCGACTCGCGTGAGACTTTTCAGAAGGCTACGCAGTTTGTCGCCGAACTGATGCCGGAAATCAGCGACCGGCTGGAACATTATCCCGGCGAGCGCCCGATCTTTGACCTGTACGGCGTGGAAGACGAAATTCAGAAGGCGCTGGAGCGCAAGGTGCCGTTGAAGTCGGGTGGCTATCTGGTGGTTGATCCGGCAGAGGCGATGAGCACCATTGATGTGAACACCGGCGCGTTCGTCGGTCATCGCACGCTGGAAGAAACCATCTTCAAGACCAATCTCGAGGCTGCCACCTCGATTGCCCGCCAGCTGCGCCTGCGCAACCTGGCCGGGATCATCATCATTGATTTCATCGACATGCAGGACGAGGAGCATCAGCGCCAGGTGCTGCGTACACTGGAACGGCAGCTGGAACGCGATCACGCCAAGACCAATATTATCGGCATCACCGAGCTGGGTCTGGTTCAGATGACCCGCAAGCGCACCCGCGAAAGTCTCGAACAGATACTCTGCGAGCCTTGCGTCAGCTGCCAGGGTCGCGGCAAGCTGAGAACACCGGAAACCATCTGCTACGAGATTTTCCGTGAAATCCTGCGTGAAGCCCGTGCCTATCAGGCCGGTGCCTATAGAGTGCTGGCCAATCAGCGGGTGGTGGACCGTCTGCTGGACGAGGAATCCGGCAATGTGGCGGATCTTGAAGCCTTTATCGGGCGTACCATCCAGTTTCAGGTCGAGGCCATGTATTCCCAGGAGCAATATGATGTCGTTCTGCTTTGA
- the mreC gene encoding rod shape-determining protein MreC, whose amino-acid sequence MLSVLSVVLMVVDARFDTLKPFRSQLGLVLTPFYWMADMPQRLWIDMTQSISSRSELLAENEKLKAEALLLERRLQKLATLTEQNVRLRELLNSAELLDEKVLVGELIGVDPNPFTHRILIDKGEKDGVFVGQPVLDARGLIGQVVEVMPYTARVLLLTDSTHSIPVQVNRNGLRAIASGVGNPESLDLRHVADTADIKVGDLLVSSGLGQRFPAGYPVAVVTEVIHDSGQPFAVVRAKPTASLNRSRYVLLVFSDPRSPEQRAADAAVAQEKADQQDAASAIDATGSATAPAQGAQ is encoded by the coding sequence GTGCTCAGCGTGCTGTCTGTTGTGTTGATGGTGGTGGATGCGCGCTTCGATACCCTGAAACCGTTTCGCAGCCAGCTGGGTCTGGTGCTGACGCCGTTCTACTGGATGGCGGATATGCCGCAGCGGCTATGGATCGACATGACCCAGAGCATCAGCAGTCGCAGCGAATTGCTCGCCGAGAACGAGAAGCTCAAGGCTGAGGCGCTGCTGCTGGAGCGGCGCCTGCAAAAGCTGGCGACCCTGACCGAGCAGAATGTGCGTTTGCGCGAGCTGCTCAATTCGGCCGAACTGCTCGATGAGAAGGTACTGGTCGGCGAGCTGATCGGTGTTGACCCCAACCCCTTTACCCACCGCATCCTGATCGACAAGGGCGAGAAGGATGGCGTGTTTGTCGGCCAGCCGGTACTGGATGCCCGTGGCCTGATCGGCCAGGTGGTCGAGGTTATGCCGTATACCGCCCGGGTGCTGCTGCTGACGGACTCCACCCACAGCATTCCGGTGCAGGTCAATCGCAACGGCTTGCGCGCCATTGCCAGTGGCGTGGGTAACCCGGAAAGCCTCGACTTGCGGCATGTTGCCGATACCGCCGATATCAAGGTTGGCGATTTGCTGGTCAGTTCCGGGCTCGGCCAGCGTTTTCCGGCGGGATACCCGGTCGCGGTAGTGACCGAGGTAATCCATGATTCCGGGCAACCGTTTGCCGTGGTCCGTGCCAAACCGACCGCCAGCCTGAATCGCAGTCGCTATGTGCTGCTGGTGTTCAGTGATCCGCGCTCGCCCGAGCAGCGTGCCGCCGATGCTGCCGTTGCCCAGGAAAAAGCGGATCAGCAGGATGCCGCAAGCGCGATAGATGCGACCGGCAGCGCTACTGCACCTGCGCAGGGAGCTCAGTGA
- a CDS encoding YhdP family protein translates to MSWLSRLIMILIRGVLWSFTLSLVFAALYVSLGRQLMPLLGEYRAEVEQRAQSALGMPLKIGRLEGSWRDFSPLLVAHDVELGEGTTKIHLQTLRVKPDLLIGLLERRMEIQRLELDGLQLTIEQQSAEGAWAVAGLSPPREAAESDPQQAIKALLGISQLLLYNSQITLQPFAAKAIRFTQAEFELRNGRRQRIDGHLTFPSGLPLSFSLRGKLDPADWRGSPAELYLSLPQSSLAERIPSSLLGGWQIDSLKAGGELWAVVEAGQLQRVVTRLNATELQAAAADRQPVSVEDLALTAYLDRRTGGYDLLLDSLALSLDQQRFGPIRVGLQMRQATPESAPVWKAQADRLDLAPLTTLALSLAPAAPAVDEWLDGLQPHGQLSNIQVSLDSAKTTADRLQFAANLGNVGISAHADVPGLENVSGSISGDMGQGALRLNSENFVLDLAEVFPQPWQYFKAGALLSWKLDDQSFNLFSPYIKLEGDEGRIAGELKIAIPFADDQFAYMDLLVGLQDGNAAFTSKYLPTPGADFTAELADWLKTAIVGGAIDEGIFQYQGTLSTQAPANSSTLSLYFKLHDLELAYQPGWPALQEAAGEVFVGDSGVQVNVSSGKVLDSQVSNVTASVPPAGNGQVARLQLTADLQSNVKDGLDILQKAPLGTESVFAGWQGTGALDGKLSLDIPLGGTAAPLVVVDFAAKDAQLSIPEPVLELSGITAAFRYNSASGLSTPALRARAFNQPVSGKIVAEGARGRTRTRIEATSKIALADLTKWLDVAEVKLPVSGTLPYKLNVILDENNSQLQVDSSLRGLAVDLPAPFGKRADEVRNSSFSMPLTARVPTYRANYAGMASLALAMPDGKADSLRAELVLGGETANLPDSQGFWLRGRVAELDAEAWKALAEQYSGTAPSSSQDMLRSVHLQVGQFHGFGMEASDLGLSLERAGSAWQIGLNSAMVEGEVTVPDQDGQPIVLNLQRLSLPEPPTTDAEAMAKPDALADIEPASLPPLDVKIAKVMLGSEALGASSFKLRPVPGGVQFNELNMDFKGLQVTGTAGWDGHKGATSSWYKGRLQGTDLGKVLQAWNYAPSVESERFRVDGDIRWPGSPAWLDLARMSGTLDGSIRNGRFTEVQGGGSSALRVFGLLNFSAIGRRLRLDFSDLFGKGLAFDRVKVLLAGDNGVFVTRKPLEVNGPSVQLQLDGTLNMVQQSIDAKLYVTLPVSNTVALGALLVGAPAVAGAIFVADKVADKLFGFGTSNLTKVQYQVKGPLEDPKITFFKP, encoded by the coding sequence ATGAGCTGGCTGTCACGCCTGATCATGATCCTGATACGCGGCGTGCTGTGGTCGTTCACGCTGTCGCTGGTGTTCGCCGCGTTATACGTCAGCCTCGGCCGGCAGCTGATGCCGTTGCTCGGCGAATACCGTGCCGAGGTTGAGCAGCGGGCACAGAGTGCATTGGGCATGCCGCTAAAGATCGGCAGGCTGGAAGGCAGCTGGCGCGACTTTTCCCCACTGCTGGTGGCGCATGATGTCGAGCTGGGTGAGGGCACCACGAAGATTCATCTGCAGACCCTGCGAGTCAAGCCGGACCTGCTGATCGGCCTGCTTGAGCGACGCATGGAAATCCAGCGCCTCGAACTGGACGGGTTGCAGCTGACCATTGAGCAGCAGTCAGCCGAGGGTGCCTGGGCGGTGGCCGGTTTGTCGCCACCCAGGGAGGCTGCAGAGTCGGACCCGCAACAAGCCATCAAGGCCCTGCTCGGCATATCCCAGCTGCTGCTGTACAACAGCCAGATTACGCTGCAACCCTTTGCGGCAAAGGCGATCCGTTTTACCCAGGCCGAATTTGAGTTGCGCAATGGCCGCAGGCAGCGAATCGACGGGCATCTGACCTTTCCCAGTGGCTTGCCGCTGAGTTTCAGCCTACGCGGCAAACTGGACCCGGCCGACTGGCGCGGCAGCCCGGCAGAGCTCTATCTGAGCTTGCCGCAGAGCAGTCTGGCCGAACGCATACCCTCCTCGTTGCTCGGCGGCTGGCAAATCGACAGCCTGAAGGCCGGCGGCGAGCTCTGGGCGGTAGTCGAGGCAGGTCAGCTGCAGCGGGTGGTGACGCGCCTGAACGCTACGGAACTGCAGGCAGCGGCGGCAGACCGCCAGCCGGTCAGCGTGGAGGATCTGGCCTTGACCGCTTATCTGGATCGCCGCACCGGTGGTTATGATCTGCTGCTGGATTCTCTGGCGCTGAGTCTCGATCAGCAGCGCTTTGGCCCCATCCGGGTGGGCCTGCAGATGCGCCAGGCAACTCCCGAGTCTGCGCCGGTCTGGAAGGCCCAGGCGGACCGGCTGGATCTGGCGCCGCTGACCACGCTGGCACTGTCGCTGGCCCCGGCTGCTCCGGCAGTCGATGAATGGCTCGATGGTCTCCAGCCGCATGGTCAGCTGAGCAATATCCAGGTGAGTCTGGATAGTGCGAAAACAACTGCGGATCGCCTGCAGTTTGCCGCCAATCTGGGCAATGTGGGTATTTCAGCCCATGCCGATGTGCCCGGGCTGGAAAATGTCAGCGGCAGTATCAGCGGCGACATGGGCCAAGGGGCTTTACGCCTGAATAGCGAGAATTTCGTTCTCGATCTGGCCGAAGTGTTCCCGCAGCCCTGGCAGTACTTCAAAGCCGGCGCCTTGCTGAGCTGGAAGCTGGATGATCAGTCCTTCAACCTGTTCAGTCCGTATATCAAGCTGGAGGGCGACGAAGGGCGGATCGCCGGAGAGCTGAAAATAGCTATCCCGTTTGCCGACGATCAGTTCGCATACATGGACCTGCTGGTCGGCCTGCAGGATGGCAATGCCGCATTTACCAGCAAGTATCTGCCGACTCCGGGCGCTGATTTCACGGCCGAACTGGCCGACTGGCTGAAAACAGCGATTGTCGGCGGGGCGATTGATGAAGGCATTTTCCAGTATCAGGGTACTTTGAGCACTCAGGCGCCGGCCAACTCCAGCACATTGAGTCTGTATTTCAAGCTGCATGATCTCGAACTGGCCTATCAGCCAGGTTGGCCGGCTCTGCAAGAGGCTGCTGGCGAGGTGTTTGTCGGTGACAGCGGCGTGCAGGTCAACGTCAGCTCCGGGAAGGTTCTCGATAGTCAGGTCAGCAATGTGACTGCCAGCGTGCCGCCCGCCGGCAATGGGCAGGTGGCACGTTTGCAGCTGACCGCTGATCTGCAAAGCAATGTCAAAGACGGGCTGGATATCCTGCAGAAGGCGCCACTGGGCACCGAGTCTGTTTTTGCCGGCTGGCAAGGTACGGGCGCGCTGGACGGAAAGCTGTCGCTGGACATACCTCTTGGTGGCACGGCAGCGCCGCTGGTGGTGGTGGACTTCGCAGCCAAAGACGCCCAACTGAGCATCCCCGAGCCGGTACTTGAGCTTTCCGGGATTACCGCCGCGTTTCGTTACAACAGTGCCAGCGGGTTGAGTACGCCGGCCCTCAGGGCGCGGGCTTTCAACCAGCCGGTCAGCGGCAAGATAGTTGCCGAAGGCGCACGCGGCAGAACGCGGACGCGCATTGAGGCTACCAGCAAGATCGCCCTTGCAGATCTGACCAAATGGCTGGATGTGGCTGAAGTAAAACTGCCGGTCAGTGGCACGCTGCCCTATAAGCTCAACGTGATCCTCGACGAGAATAACAGTCAGTTGCAGGTGGACTCGAGCCTGCGGGGCCTGGCGGTTGATTTGCCAGCACCTTTCGGCAAGCGCGCCGATGAGGTGCGCAACAGCAGCTTCAGCATGCCACTGACGGCCAGGGTGCCCACTTACCGGGCAAATTATGCAGGCATGGCCAGCCTGGCGCTGGCCATGCCCGATGGCAAGGCGGATTCGCTGCGTGCGGAACTGGTGCTGGGCGGAGAAACGGCCAATTTGCCCGACAGCCAGGGCTTCTGGCTGCGTGGCCGGGTTGCCGAGCTGGATGCAGAGGCATGGAAAGCGCTGGCTGAGCAGTACTCGGGTACTGCACCGTCAAGCAGTCAGGACATGCTGCGTAGCGTCCACCTGCAAGTTGGTCAGTTCCATGGCTTCGGTATGGAGGCCAGTGATCTCGGGCTGAGCCTGGAACGGGCTGGCAGTGCCTGGCAAATCGGCCTGAACAGTGCAATGGTGGAAGGCGAGGTAACGGTTCCGGATCAGGACGGGCAACCGATTGTGCTGAATTTGCAGCGCCTCAGTCTGCCGGAGCCGCCGACTACCGACGCCGAGGCGATGGCTAAACCCGATGCGCTGGCCGATATTGAGCCGGCCAGTCTGCCACCCCTGGACGTGAAAATAGCCAAAGTCATGCTTGGCAGCGAGGCGCTGGGTGCAAGCTCGTTCAAACTTCGGCCCGTCCCCGGGGGCGTGCAGTTCAACGAGCTGAATATGGATTTCAAGGGCTTGCAGGTGACCGGCACGGCGGGCTGGGACGGTCACAAGGGGGCCACCAGTTCATGGTACAAGGGCCGGCTGCAAGGCACTGATCTGGGCAAGGTGCTGCAGGCCTGGAACTATGCCCCCTCGGTGGAGAGTGAACGCTTTCGGGTGGATGGCGATATACGCTGGCCAGGCTCGCCTGCCTGGCTAGACCTGGCGAGAATGTCCGGCACACTGGATGGCAGCATCCGCAATGGCCGCTTTACCGAGGTGCAAGGGGGCGGCAGCAGTGCCTTGCGTGTATTCGGCTTGTTGAACTTCAGTGCGATTGGCCGGCGTCTGCGCCTGGACTTCTCCGACCTGTTCGGCAAGGGTTTGGCCTTTGACCGCGTTAAGGTATTGCTGGCTGGCGATAACGGCGTGTTCGTTACCCGCAAGCCGCTTGAAGTGAACGGTCCTTCTGTCCAGTTACAGCTCGATGGCACGCTGAACATGGTCCAGCAGAGCATCGATGCCAAGCTCTACGTAACGCTGCCGGTGTCCAATACGGTAGCGCTGGGCGCGTTGCTGGTCGGTGCCCCTGCGGTGGCTGGTGCCATATTTGTTGCCGACAAAGTAGCTGACAAGCTGTTTGGCTTTGGTACTTCCAACCTGACCAAGGTCCAGTATCAGGTCAAGGGTCCGCTGGAAGATCCGAAGATCACATTTTTCAAGCCATGA